A stretch of Canis lupus baileyi chromosome 7, mCanLup2.hap1, whole genome shotgun sequence DNA encodes these proteins:
- the DDR1 gene encoding epithelial discoidin domain-containing receptor 1 isoform X1 has protein sequence MVTAKPAAAGRGSCSQPRERRTKPGAWATPGLEPGGLSRGTGTQENPELERCCLHPLRPEESGTMGPGALSSLLLLLLLLLLVATGDADMKGHFDPAKCRYALGMQDRTIPDGDISASSSWSDSTAARHSRLESSDGDGAWCPAGPVFPKEEEYLQVDLRRLHLVALVGTQGRHAGGLGKEFSPSYRLRYSRDGHRWMDWRDRWGQELFFLLESQYCRGRGEGWMFATENVQSWHRVGPQPMSAEGTERMACRRREKARAEVILGNEDPGGVVLKDLGPPMVARLVRFYPRADRVMSVCLRVELYGCLWKDGLLSYTAPVGQTMYLSQAVHLNDSTYDGHTTHTVGGLLYGGLGQLADGVVGLDDFRKSQELRVWPGYDYVGWSNHSFLGGYVEMEFEFDRLRAFQAMQVHCNNMHTLGARLPGGVECRFKRGPAMAWEGEPVRHALGGSLGDPRARAVSVPLGGRVGRFLQCRFLFAGPWLLFSEISFISDVVNDSSPALVGTFPPAPWWPPGPPPTNFSSLELEPRGQQPVAKAEGSPTAILIGCLVAIILLLLLIIALMLWRLHWRRLLSKAERRVLEEELTVHLSVPGDTILINNRPGPLEPPPYQEPRPRGNPPHSAPSVPNGSALLLSNPAYRLLLATYARPPRGPGPPTPAWAKPTNTQACSGDYMEPEKPGAPLLPPPPQNSVPHYAEADIVTLQGVTGGNTYAVPALPPGAAGDGPPRVDFPRSRLRFKEKLGEGQFGEVHLCEVENPQDLVSLDFPLNVCKGHPLLVAVKILRPDATKNARNDFLKEVKIMSRLKDPNIIRLLGVCVQDDPLCMITDYMENGDLNQFLSAHQLEDKAAEGAPRDREAAQGPTISYPMLLHVAAQIASGMRYLATLNFVHRDLATRNCLVGENFTIKIADFGMSRNLYAGDYYRVQGRAVLPIRWMAWECILMGKFTTASDVWAFGVTLWEVLMLCRAQPFGQLTDEQVIENAGEFFRDQGRQVYLSRPPSCPLGLYELMLHCWSREPEQRPSFSQLHRFLAEDALNTV, from the exons ATGGTCACGGCGAAGCCGGCTGCAGCTGGCCGGGGCAGCTGCTCTCAGCCCCGGGAGAGGCGGACAAAGCCCGGCGCCTGGGCCACCCCAGGCCTGGAACCCGGAGGGCTGAGCCGGGGAACTGGGACTCAGGAGAACCCCGAGCTGGAG AGATGCTGCCTCCACCCCCTTAGGCCTGAAGAGTCAGGAACTATGGGGCCAGGGGCCCTCTCATctctactgctgctgctgctgctgctactcttAGTGGCAACTGGAGATGCTGATATGAAGGGACATTTTGACCCTG CCAAGTGCCGCTATGCCCTGGGCATGCAGGACAGGACCATTCCAGATGGGGACATATCTGCCTCCAGCTCTTGGTCAGACTCCACTGCTGCGCGCCACAGCAG GCTGGAGAGTAGCGACGGGGATGGGGCATGGTGCCCCGCAGGGCCAGTCTTTCCAAAGGAGGAGGAGTACCTGCAGGTGGATCTGCGGCGGCTGCACCTGGTGGCTTTGGTGGGCACCCAGGGGCGGCATGCTGGAGGCCTGGGCAAGGAGTTCTCCCCCAGCTACCGGTTGCGTTACTCCCGGGACGGCCACCGCTGGATGGACTGGAGGGACCGCTGGGGTCAGGAG CTGTTTTTCCTACTGGAATCTCAGTactgcaggggcagaggggagggatggATGTTTGCCACTGAGAATGTGCAGAGCTGGCACAGAGTGGGCCCTCAACCAATGTCTGCTGAAGGAACAGAGAGGATGGCgtgcaggaggagagagaaagccagagcaGAG GTGATTTTAGGTAATGAGGACCCTGGGGGAGTGGTGCTGAAGGACCTCGGACCCCCCATGGTGGCCCGGCTGGTTCGCTTTTACCCCCGGGCTGACCGGGTCATGAGTGTCTGTCTGCGGGTGGAGCTCTATGGCTGCCTCTGGAAGG aTGGACTCCTGTCTTACACGGCCCCCGTGGGGCAGACGATGTACTTGTCCCAGGCAGTACACCTCAACGACTCCACCTATGATGGGCACACCACACACACTGTTGGCGG GTTGCTGTACGGAGGTCTGGGGCAGCTGGCAGATGGTGTGGTGGGGCTGGATGACTTTAGGAAGAGCCAGGAACTGCGGGTCTGGCCAGGCTATGACTATGTGGGATGGAGCAACCACAGCTTCCTGGGTGGCTACGTGGAGATGGAGTTTGAGTTTGACCGGCTCAGGGCTTTCCAGGCCATGCAG GTCCACTGTAACAACATGCACACCCTGGGAGCCCGCCTGCCTGGTGGGGTGGAATGTCGCTTCAAGCGGGGCCCTGCCATGGCCTGGGAGGGGGAGCCTGTGCGCCATGccctggggggcagcctgggggacCCCAGAGCCCGGGCTGTGTCAGTGCCCCTGGGCGGCCGTGTGGGCCGCTTTCTGCAGTGCCGCTTCCTCTTTGCTGGGCCTTGGTTACTCTTCAGTGAAATCTCCTTCATCTCTG ATGTTGTAAATGATTCCTCTCCAGCTCTGGTGGGCACTTTCCCACCAGCTCCCTGGTGGCCACCTGGTCCACCTCCCACCAACTTCAGCAGTTTGG AGCTGGAGCCTAGAGGCCAGCAGCCTGTGGCCAAGGCTGAGGGGAGCCCAACTGCCATCCTCATTGGCTGTCTGGTGGCCATCATCTTGTTGCTGCTGCTCATCATTGCCCTCATGCTCTGGCGGCTGCACTGGCGCCGGCTCCTCAGCAAG GCCGAGCGCCGGGTGTTAGAAGAGGAACTGACAGTTCATCTCTCTGTCCCGGGAGACACCATCCTAATCAACAACCGCCCAGGCCCTCTTGAGCCACCCCCCTACCAAGAGCCCCGACCTCGTGGGAATCCACCCCACTCTGCTCCCAGTGTCCCCAATGGCTCTG CGTTGCTGCTCTCCAATCCAGCCTACCGCCTCCTTCTGGCCACTTACGCCCGTCCCCCTCGGGGCCCTGGCCCCCCCACACCCGCCTGGGCCAAACCCACCAACACCCAGG CCTGCAGTGGGGACTATATGGAGCCTGAGAAGCCGGGTGCCCCActtctgcccccacctccccagaaCAGCGTCCCCCATTATGCCGAGGCTGACATTGTCACCCTGCAGGGCGTCACAGGGGGCAACACCTATGCTGTGCCCGCGCTGCCCCCAGGGGCTGCCGGGGATGGGCCTCCCAGAGTGGATTTCCCTCGATCTCGGCTCCGCTTCAAGGAGAAGCTTGGCGAGGGCCAGTTTGGGGAG GTGCACCTGTGTGAGGTAGAGAACCCGCAAGATCTGGTCAGTCTTGATTTTCCCCTTAATGTGTGCAAGGGACACCCTTTACTGGTAGCTGTCAAGATCCTACGGCCAGATGCCACCAAGAatgccag GAATGATTTCCTGAAGGAGGTGAAGATCATGTCAAGGCTGAAGGACCCAAACATCATCCGGCTCCTGGGCGTGTGTGTGCAGGATGACCCCCTCTGCATGATTACTGATTATATGGAGAATGGTGACCTTAACCAGTTCCTCAGTGCCCACCAGCTAGAAGACAAGGCGGCTGAGGGGGCCCCCAGGGACAGGGAGGCTGCCCAGGGGCCCACCATCAG CTACCCCATGCTGCTACATGTGGCGGCTCAGATTGCCTCAGGCATGCGCTATCTGGCCACACTCAACTTTGTGCATCGGGACCTGGCCACAAGGAACTGCCTGGTTGGGGAAAATTTCACCATCAAAATTGCTGATTTTGGCATGAGCCGGAACCTCTACGCTGGGGACTATTACCGCGTGCAAGGCCGGGCGGTGCTGCCCATCCGGTGGATGGCCTGGGAGTGCATCCTCATG GGGAAGTTCACAACTGCAAGTGACGTGTGGGCCTTTGGGGTGACCCTGTGGGAGGTGCTGATGCTCTGCCGTGCCCAGCCCTTTGGACAGCTCACTGATGAGCAAGTCATTGAGAATGCAGGGGAGTTCTTCCGGGACCAGGGCCGTCAG GTGTACCTGTCTCGGCCCCCTTCCTGCCCGCTGGGCCTGTATGAGCTGATGCTCCACTGCTGGAGCCGGGAGCCTGAGCAGCGACCATCCTTTTCCCAGCTACATCGGTTCCTGGCGGAAGATGCGCTCAACACGGTGTGA
- the DDR1 gene encoding epithelial discoidin domain-containing receptor 1 isoform X3, which translates to MVTAKPAAAGRGSCSQPRERRTKPGAWATPGLEPGGLSRGTGTQENPELERCCLHPLRPEESGTMGPGALSSLLLLLLLLLLVATGDADMKGHFDPAKCRYALGMQDRTIPDGDISASSSWSDSTAARHSRLESSDGDGAWCPAGPVFPKEEEYLQVDLRRLHLVALVGTQGRHAGGLGKEFSPSYRLRYSRDGHRWMDWRDRWGQELFFLLESQYCRGRGEGWMFATENVQSWHRVGPQPMSAEGTERMACRRREKARAEVILGNEDPGGVVLKDLGPPMVARLVRFYPRADRVMSVCLRVELYGCLWKDGLLSYTAPVGQTMYLSQAVHLNDSTYDGHTTHTVGGLLYGGLGQLADGVVGLDDFRKSQELRVWPGYDYVGWSNHSFLGGYVEMEFEFDRLRAFQAMQVHCNNMHTLGARLPGGVECRFKRGPAMAWEGEPVRHALGGSLGDPRARAVSVPLGGRVGRFLQCRFLFAGPWLLFSEISFISDVVNDSSPALVGTFPPAPWWPPGPPPTNFSSLELEPRGQQPVAKAEGSPTAILIGCLVAIILLLLLIIALMLWRLHWRRLLSKAERRVLEEELTVHLSVPGDTILINNRPGPLEPPPYQEPRPRGNPPHSAPSVPNGSACSGDYMEPEKPGAPLLPPPPQNSVPHYAEADIVTLQGVTGGNTYAVPALPPGAAGDGPPRVDFPRSRLRFKEKLGEGQFGEVHLCEVENPQDLVSLDFPLNVCKGHPLLVAVKILRPDATKNARNDFLKEVKIMSRLKDPNIIRLLGVCVQDDPLCMITDYMENGDLNQFLSAHQLEDKAAEGAPRDREAAQGPTISYPMLLHVAAQIASGMRYLATLNFVHRDLATRNCLVGENFTIKIADFGMSRNLYAGDYYRVQGRAVLPIRWMAWECILMGKFTTASDVWAFGVTLWEVLMLCRAQPFGQLTDEQVIENAGEFFRDQGRQVYLSRPPSCPLGLYELMLHCWSREPEQRPSFSQLHRFLAEDALNTV; encoded by the exons ATGGTCACGGCGAAGCCGGCTGCAGCTGGCCGGGGCAGCTGCTCTCAGCCCCGGGAGAGGCGGACAAAGCCCGGCGCCTGGGCCACCCCAGGCCTGGAACCCGGAGGGCTGAGCCGGGGAACTGGGACTCAGGAGAACCCCGAGCTGGAG AGATGCTGCCTCCACCCCCTTAGGCCTGAAGAGTCAGGAACTATGGGGCCAGGGGCCCTCTCATctctactgctgctgctgctgctgctactcttAGTGGCAACTGGAGATGCTGATATGAAGGGACATTTTGACCCTG CCAAGTGCCGCTATGCCCTGGGCATGCAGGACAGGACCATTCCAGATGGGGACATATCTGCCTCCAGCTCTTGGTCAGACTCCACTGCTGCGCGCCACAGCAG GCTGGAGAGTAGCGACGGGGATGGGGCATGGTGCCCCGCAGGGCCAGTCTTTCCAAAGGAGGAGGAGTACCTGCAGGTGGATCTGCGGCGGCTGCACCTGGTGGCTTTGGTGGGCACCCAGGGGCGGCATGCTGGAGGCCTGGGCAAGGAGTTCTCCCCCAGCTACCGGTTGCGTTACTCCCGGGACGGCCACCGCTGGATGGACTGGAGGGACCGCTGGGGTCAGGAG CTGTTTTTCCTACTGGAATCTCAGTactgcaggggcagaggggagggatggATGTTTGCCACTGAGAATGTGCAGAGCTGGCACAGAGTGGGCCCTCAACCAATGTCTGCTGAAGGAACAGAGAGGATGGCgtgcaggaggagagagaaagccagagcaGAG GTGATTTTAGGTAATGAGGACCCTGGGGGAGTGGTGCTGAAGGACCTCGGACCCCCCATGGTGGCCCGGCTGGTTCGCTTTTACCCCCGGGCTGACCGGGTCATGAGTGTCTGTCTGCGGGTGGAGCTCTATGGCTGCCTCTGGAAGG aTGGACTCCTGTCTTACACGGCCCCCGTGGGGCAGACGATGTACTTGTCCCAGGCAGTACACCTCAACGACTCCACCTATGATGGGCACACCACACACACTGTTGGCGG GTTGCTGTACGGAGGTCTGGGGCAGCTGGCAGATGGTGTGGTGGGGCTGGATGACTTTAGGAAGAGCCAGGAACTGCGGGTCTGGCCAGGCTATGACTATGTGGGATGGAGCAACCACAGCTTCCTGGGTGGCTACGTGGAGATGGAGTTTGAGTTTGACCGGCTCAGGGCTTTCCAGGCCATGCAG GTCCACTGTAACAACATGCACACCCTGGGAGCCCGCCTGCCTGGTGGGGTGGAATGTCGCTTCAAGCGGGGCCCTGCCATGGCCTGGGAGGGGGAGCCTGTGCGCCATGccctggggggcagcctgggggacCCCAGAGCCCGGGCTGTGTCAGTGCCCCTGGGCGGCCGTGTGGGCCGCTTTCTGCAGTGCCGCTTCCTCTTTGCTGGGCCTTGGTTACTCTTCAGTGAAATCTCCTTCATCTCTG ATGTTGTAAATGATTCCTCTCCAGCTCTGGTGGGCACTTTCCCACCAGCTCCCTGGTGGCCACCTGGTCCACCTCCCACCAACTTCAGCAGTTTGG AGCTGGAGCCTAGAGGCCAGCAGCCTGTGGCCAAGGCTGAGGGGAGCCCAACTGCCATCCTCATTGGCTGTCTGGTGGCCATCATCTTGTTGCTGCTGCTCATCATTGCCCTCATGCTCTGGCGGCTGCACTGGCGCCGGCTCCTCAGCAAG GCCGAGCGCCGGGTGTTAGAAGAGGAACTGACAGTTCATCTCTCTGTCCCGGGAGACACCATCCTAATCAACAACCGCCCAGGCCCTCTTGAGCCACCCCCCTACCAAGAGCCCCGACCTCGTGGGAATCCACCCCACTCTGCTCCCAGTGTCCCCAATGGCTCTG CCTGCAGTGGGGACTATATGGAGCCTGAGAAGCCGGGTGCCCCActtctgcccccacctccccagaaCAGCGTCCCCCATTATGCCGAGGCTGACATTGTCACCCTGCAGGGCGTCACAGGGGGCAACACCTATGCTGTGCCCGCGCTGCCCCCAGGGGCTGCCGGGGATGGGCCTCCCAGAGTGGATTTCCCTCGATCTCGGCTCCGCTTCAAGGAGAAGCTTGGCGAGGGCCAGTTTGGGGAG GTGCACCTGTGTGAGGTAGAGAACCCGCAAGATCTGGTCAGTCTTGATTTTCCCCTTAATGTGTGCAAGGGACACCCTTTACTGGTAGCTGTCAAGATCCTACGGCCAGATGCCACCAAGAatgccag GAATGATTTCCTGAAGGAGGTGAAGATCATGTCAAGGCTGAAGGACCCAAACATCATCCGGCTCCTGGGCGTGTGTGTGCAGGATGACCCCCTCTGCATGATTACTGATTATATGGAGAATGGTGACCTTAACCAGTTCCTCAGTGCCCACCAGCTAGAAGACAAGGCGGCTGAGGGGGCCCCCAGGGACAGGGAGGCTGCCCAGGGGCCCACCATCAG CTACCCCATGCTGCTACATGTGGCGGCTCAGATTGCCTCAGGCATGCGCTATCTGGCCACACTCAACTTTGTGCATCGGGACCTGGCCACAAGGAACTGCCTGGTTGGGGAAAATTTCACCATCAAAATTGCTGATTTTGGCATGAGCCGGAACCTCTACGCTGGGGACTATTACCGCGTGCAAGGCCGGGCGGTGCTGCCCATCCGGTGGATGGCCTGGGAGTGCATCCTCATG GGGAAGTTCACAACTGCAAGTGACGTGTGGGCCTTTGGGGTGACCCTGTGGGAGGTGCTGATGCTCTGCCGTGCCCAGCCCTTTGGACAGCTCACTGATGAGCAAGTCATTGAGAATGCAGGGGAGTTCTTCCGGGACCAGGGCCGTCAG GTGTACCTGTCTCGGCCCCCTTCCTGCCCGCTGGGCCTGTATGAGCTGATGCTCCACTGCTGGAGCCGGGAGCCTGAGCAGCGACCATCCTTTTCCCAGCTACATCGGTTCCTGGCGGAAGATGCGCTCAACACGGTGTGA
- the DDR1 gene encoding epithelial discoidin domain-containing receptor 1 isoform X5 has protein sequence MGPGALSSLLLLLLLLLLVATGDADMKGHFDPAKCRYALGMQDRTIPDGDISASSSWSDSTAARHSRLESSDGDGAWCPAGPVFPKEEEYLQVDLRRLHLVALVGTQGRHAGGLGKEFSPSYRLRYSRDGHRWMDWRDRWGQELFFLLESQYCRGRGEGWMFATENVQSWHRVGPQPMSAEGTERMACRRREKARAEVILGNEDPGGVVLKDLGPPMVARLVRFYPRADRVMSVCLRVELYGCLWKDGLLSYTAPVGQTMYLSQAVHLNDSTYDGHTTHTVGGLLYGGLGQLADGVVGLDDFRKSQELRVWPGYDYVGWSNHSFLGGYVEMEFEFDRLRAFQAMQVHCNNMHTLGARLPGGVECRFKRGPAMAWEGEPVRHALGGSLGDPRARAVSVPLGGRVGRFLQCRFLFAGPWLLFSEISFISDVVNDSSPALVGTFPPAPWWPPGPPPTNFSSLELEPRGQQPVAKAEGSPTAILIGCLVAIILLLLLIIALMLWRLHWRRLLSKAERRVLEEELTVHLSVPGDTILINNRPGPLEPPPYQEPRPRGNPPHSAPSVPNGSALLLSNPAYRLLLATYARPPRGPGPPTPAWAKPTNTQACSGDYMEPEKPGAPLLPPPPQNSVPHYAEADIVTLQGVTGGNTYAVPALPPGAAGDGPPRVDFPRSRLRFKEKLGEGQFGEVHLCEVENPQDLVSLDFPLNVCKGHPLLVAVKILRPDATKNARNDFLKEVKIMSRLKDPNIIRLLGVCVQDDPLCMITDYMENGDLNQFLSAHQLEDKAAEGAPRDREAAQGPTISYPMLLHVAAQIASGMRYLATLNFVHRDLATRNCLVGENFTIKIADFGMSRNLYAGDYYRVQGRAVLPIRWMAWECILMGKFTTASDVWAFGVTLWEVLMLCRAQPFGQLTDEQVIENAGEFFRDQGRQVYLSRPPSCPLGLYELMLHCWSREPEQRPSFSQLHRFLAEDALNTV, from the exons ATGGGGCCAGGGGCCCTCTCATctctactgctgctgctgctgctgctactcttAGTGGCAACTGGAGATGCTGATATGAAGGGACATTTTGACCCTG CCAAGTGCCGCTATGCCCTGGGCATGCAGGACAGGACCATTCCAGATGGGGACATATCTGCCTCCAGCTCTTGGTCAGACTCCACTGCTGCGCGCCACAGCAG GCTGGAGAGTAGCGACGGGGATGGGGCATGGTGCCCCGCAGGGCCAGTCTTTCCAAAGGAGGAGGAGTACCTGCAGGTGGATCTGCGGCGGCTGCACCTGGTGGCTTTGGTGGGCACCCAGGGGCGGCATGCTGGAGGCCTGGGCAAGGAGTTCTCCCCCAGCTACCGGTTGCGTTACTCCCGGGACGGCCACCGCTGGATGGACTGGAGGGACCGCTGGGGTCAGGAG CTGTTTTTCCTACTGGAATCTCAGTactgcaggggcagaggggagggatggATGTTTGCCACTGAGAATGTGCAGAGCTGGCACAGAGTGGGCCCTCAACCAATGTCTGCTGAAGGAACAGAGAGGATGGCgtgcaggaggagagagaaagccagagcaGAG GTGATTTTAGGTAATGAGGACCCTGGGGGAGTGGTGCTGAAGGACCTCGGACCCCCCATGGTGGCCCGGCTGGTTCGCTTTTACCCCCGGGCTGACCGGGTCATGAGTGTCTGTCTGCGGGTGGAGCTCTATGGCTGCCTCTGGAAGG aTGGACTCCTGTCTTACACGGCCCCCGTGGGGCAGACGATGTACTTGTCCCAGGCAGTACACCTCAACGACTCCACCTATGATGGGCACACCACACACACTGTTGGCGG GTTGCTGTACGGAGGTCTGGGGCAGCTGGCAGATGGTGTGGTGGGGCTGGATGACTTTAGGAAGAGCCAGGAACTGCGGGTCTGGCCAGGCTATGACTATGTGGGATGGAGCAACCACAGCTTCCTGGGTGGCTACGTGGAGATGGAGTTTGAGTTTGACCGGCTCAGGGCTTTCCAGGCCATGCAG GTCCACTGTAACAACATGCACACCCTGGGAGCCCGCCTGCCTGGTGGGGTGGAATGTCGCTTCAAGCGGGGCCCTGCCATGGCCTGGGAGGGGGAGCCTGTGCGCCATGccctggggggcagcctgggggacCCCAGAGCCCGGGCTGTGTCAGTGCCCCTGGGCGGCCGTGTGGGCCGCTTTCTGCAGTGCCGCTTCCTCTTTGCTGGGCCTTGGTTACTCTTCAGTGAAATCTCCTTCATCTCTG ATGTTGTAAATGATTCCTCTCCAGCTCTGGTGGGCACTTTCCCACCAGCTCCCTGGTGGCCACCTGGTCCACCTCCCACCAACTTCAGCAGTTTGG AGCTGGAGCCTAGAGGCCAGCAGCCTGTGGCCAAGGCTGAGGGGAGCCCAACTGCCATCCTCATTGGCTGTCTGGTGGCCATCATCTTGTTGCTGCTGCTCATCATTGCCCTCATGCTCTGGCGGCTGCACTGGCGCCGGCTCCTCAGCAAG GCCGAGCGCCGGGTGTTAGAAGAGGAACTGACAGTTCATCTCTCTGTCCCGGGAGACACCATCCTAATCAACAACCGCCCAGGCCCTCTTGAGCCACCCCCCTACCAAGAGCCCCGACCTCGTGGGAATCCACCCCACTCTGCTCCCAGTGTCCCCAATGGCTCTG CGTTGCTGCTCTCCAATCCAGCCTACCGCCTCCTTCTGGCCACTTACGCCCGTCCCCCTCGGGGCCCTGGCCCCCCCACACCCGCCTGGGCCAAACCCACCAACACCCAGG CCTGCAGTGGGGACTATATGGAGCCTGAGAAGCCGGGTGCCCCActtctgcccccacctccccagaaCAGCGTCCCCCATTATGCCGAGGCTGACATTGTCACCCTGCAGGGCGTCACAGGGGGCAACACCTATGCTGTGCCCGCGCTGCCCCCAGGGGCTGCCGGGGATGGGCCTCCCAGAGTGGATTTCCCTCGATCTCGGCTCCGCTTCAAGGAGAAGCTTGGCGAGGGCCAGTTTGGGGAG GTGCACCTGTGTGAGGTAGAGAACCCGCAAGATCTGGTCAGTCTTGATTTTCCCCTTAATGTGTGCAAGGGACACCCTTTACTGGTAGCTGTCAAGATCCTACGGCCAGATGCCACCAAGAatgccag GAATGATTTCCTGAAGGAGGTGAAGATCATGTCAAGGCTGAAGGACCCAAACATCATCCGGCTCCTGGGCGTGTGTGTGCAGGATGACCCCCTCTGCATGATTACTGATTATATGGAGAATGGTGACCTTAACCAGTTCCTCAGTGCCCACCAGCTAGAAGACAAGGCGGCTGAGGGGGCCCCCAGGGACAGGGAGGCTGCCCAGGGGCCCACCATCAG CTACCCCATGCTGCTACATGTGGCGGCTCAGATTGCCTCAGGCATGCGCTATCTGGCCACACTCAACTTTGTGCATCGGGACCTGGCCACAAGGAACTGCCTGGTTGGGGAAAATTTCACCATCAAAATTGCTGATTTTGGCATGAGCCGGAACCTCTACGCTGGGGACTATTACCGCGTGCAAGGCCGGGCGGTGCTGCCCATCCGGTGGATGGCCTGGGAGTGCATCCTCATG GGGAAGTTCACAACTGCAAGTGACGTGTGGGCCTTTGGGGTGACCCTGTGGGAGGTGCTGATGCTCTGCCGTGCCCAGCCCTTTGGACAGCTCACTGATGAGCAAGTCATTGAGAATGCAGGGGAGTTCTTCCGGGACCAGGGCCGTCAG GTGTACCTGTCTCGGCCCCCTTCCTGCCCGCTGGGCCTGTATGAGCTGATGCTCCACTGCTGGAGCCGGGAGCCTGAGCAGCGACCATCCTTTTCCCAGCTACATCGGTTCCTGGCGGAAGATGCGCTCAACACGGTGTGA